A window of the Xiashengella succiniciproducens genome harbors these coding sequences:
- a CDS encoding 5'-nucleotidase C-terminal domain-containing protein, with protein MRRLVFQSIILVSLILSACSGRSNSHSISSWEFISIDSTLKGDSAAIAFIEPYLTQLDSTMNEVIGYSSATMISDKPEGTLSSLVGDIVYNAGLEILNQQDIEYGSTMALVNVRGIRAPLPEGEVRLVDAFQIMPFDNNLTAVRLNGSLLKEVFDHIAHRYGEGLSNASFTLLADSTASNIIVAGKELNPEESYWLFTSDFIASGGDKFFMFQRADTIIATNIPVRDLIIEHIKKEHSQGKTLIPDTMPRIIVIK; from the coding sequence ATGAGGCGTCTTGTATTTCAGAGTATTATCCTGGTTTCCCTGATTCTTAGTGCCTGTTCGGGGCGATCCAATTCCCACAGTATCTCATCATGGGAATTTATTTCAATAGACAGCACACTTAAAGGTGATTCAGCCGCTATTGCCTTTATTGAGCCCTACCTGACTCAATTAGATTCCACAATGAATGAGGTAATAGGTTATTCATCAGCAACAATGATTTCCGACAAACCGGAAGGAACTCTTTCATCCCTGGTTGGTGATATAGTTTATAATGCCGGTCTGGAAATATTAAACCAACAAGACATAGAATACGGAAGTACTATGGCACTGGTAAATGTCAGGGGAATACGGGCTCCTCTGCCTGAGGGCGAAGTCAGACTCGTTGATGCCTTCCAGATCATGCCCTTCGACAATAATCTTACTGCCGTTAGGCTGAACGGCAGCCTCCTGAAGGAAGTTTTCGATCACATTGCACACAGATATGGTGAAGGCCTTTCAAACGCCTCATTTACATTATTAGCTGACAGTACTGCGAGTAACATTATAGTGGCAGGTAAAGAACTAAATCCGGAAGAAAGTTACTGGTTGTTTACATCCGACTTCATCGCCTCGGGTGGTGACAAATTCTTTATGTTTCAAAGGGCGGATACCATTATTGCAACCAACATTCCTGTAAGAGACCTGATAATAGAACATATCAAAAAGGAGCATTCTCAGGGAAAAACCCTGATACCTGATACCATGCCCAGAATCATTGTAATAAAGTAA
- a CDS encoding bifunctional metallophosphatase/5'-nucleotidase, whose amino-acid sequence MTSRRDFIKQVGVASLMLAVPSVVLSGKKKKITRVVILHTSDVHSHIEPLAATDPRYANRGGFARRAELIGRTRLENEHVLLLDSGDVVQGTPYFNLYGGTPEMELMARMGYDAATLGNHEFDKGMDHLAGLIKQTSFPFINCNYDVSGTPLEGLLVPYKIFEKGNARIGVVGLGIDLSGLVSPTCHAGLKYLNPIEKGEETARYLKKEKDCDIVIALSHLGLESDKAKEDDLKVATGTRSIDLILGGHTHTFMKEPLFVKNAAGKEVMIVHSGEFGVQISRIELVIGGESKASMSGIKV is encoded by the coding sequence ATGACAAGCAGAAGAGATTTTATAAAGCAGGTAGGTGTCGCATCATTGATGCTCGCAGTACCCTCAGTTGTATTATCCGGGAAAAAGAAAAAAATCACAAGGGTTGTGATACTTCATACATCCGATGTTCACAGCCATATAGAACCACTGGCAGCAACCGATCCACGCTATGCCAACAGGGGTGGTTTTGCACGTAGAGCCGAACTTATTGGGAGGACCAGGCTCGAAAACGAGCATGTCCTGCTTTTGGACTCCGGAGATGTTGTACAGGGAACTCCCTACTTCAATCTCTATGGGGGAACTCCGGAAATGGAACTGATGGCACGTATGGGCTACGATGCTGCCACCCTGGGTAATCATGAGTTTGACAAGGGCATGGACCACCTGGCCGGACTTATTAAGCAGACTTCCTTTCCCTTTATTAACTGCAACTACGATGTGAGTGGAACTCCACTTGAGGGTCTCCTTGTGCCCTATAAGATTTTCGAAAAGGGTAATGCACGTATTGGTGTTGTCGGACTGGGCATAGATCTTTCCGGTTTGGTATCTCCGACTTGTCACGCAGGTCTGAAATACCTTAATCCTATTGAAAAAGGAGAAGAAACTGCCAGGTATCTGAAAAAAGAAAAGGATTGCGATATTGTAATAGCCCTCAGTCACCTTGGTCTGGAATCCGACAAAGCCAAAGAGGATGACTTGAAAGTTGCTACAGGGACGAGAAGTATAGATCTGATCCTCGGAGGACATACCCACACCTTTATGAAAGAACCTCTATTTGTCAAAAATGCAGCGGGTAAAGAAGTTATGATAGTTCACTCTGGCGAATTCGGGGTACAGATAAGTCGTATTGAACTGGTTATTGGCGGGGAATCCAAAGCCTCAATGTCTGGTATCAAGGTATAA
- a CDS encoding Lrp/AsnC ligand binding domain-containing protein, which yields METNVQIDNLDKKILSLITKNARIPFLEVARECKVSGAAIHQRIQRLVNIGVIKGSEFVLNPGKIGFHTCAFIGIFLKKASLFDKVVAMLEQIPEVVECHYTTGQYAIFIKIYAQSNEHLKRILHDKLQAIPGISSTETIISLDESFKRQLPIE from the coding sequence ATGGAGACCAACGTACAAATAGACAACCTAGATAAAAAGATCCTTTCCCTAATCACTAAGAATGCCCGTATTCCATTTCTTGAAGTAGCCCGTGAGTGTAAAGTCTCAGGTGCTGCGATTCATCAGCGCATCCAAAGGCTTGTGAATATTGGCGTGATCAAGGGTTCGGAGTTTGTTCTTAATCCTGGCAAGATAGGTTTTCACACCTGTGCCTTCATCGGAATATTTCTGAAAAAGGCAAGCCTCTTTGATAAAGTAGTAGCAATGTTGGAGCAGATACCTGAAGTAGTGGAATGTCATTATACTACTGGTCAGTACGCCATCTTCATAAAGATTTATGCTCAAAGCAATGAGCATCTGAAGAGGATACTTCACGACAAGCTTCAGGCCATTCCCGGGATTTCATCAACTGAAACCATTATCTCACTTGATGAGTCCTTCAAGCGTCAGCTACCTATTGAGTAA